One Oryza brachyantha chromosome 3, ObraRS2, whole genome shotgun sequence DNA segment encodes these proteins:
- the LOC102719657 gene encoding glucan endo-1,3-beta-glucosidase 7-like isoform X2: MGGRRLLLLLLSWGFLQLINLPFSAPQSFIGINYGDVADNLPPPTATARLLQSTTISKVRLYGTDPAMISAFAGTGISLLLGAANGDIPNLASSPAAAAAWVAAHLPSTSSPAVSAVSVGNEVLFADTSLASQLVPALQNIYAALPPNSSVKVSTVNAMDVLASSDPPSSGVFKPELAAALDPLLAFLSKTGSPFLINPYPYFAYQSDPRPETLAFCLFQPNAGRPDAGSGLTYTNMFDAQVDAVRAALDAKGYKDVEIVVAETGWPHSGGTDEAGATAENARAFVAGLVSHLRSMAGTPRVPGESVDTYLFAMYDEDLKPGKPSEKSFGLFQTTTLAEMYPTGLMRNGTAGIGPAMAPAPAPTLPVRPSPALASPPPATIPGQQPQVTPVQPGSAAAGGPSALCAPGTATTTSRGAAAGCSSHSAAESSRTISVLHILACVWLMYLLI, encoded by the exons atgggagggaggaggctgcttcttcttcttctttcctgGGGATTCTTGCAGCTCATCAATCTTCCTTTCTCTG CGCCGCAGTCCTTCATCGGCATCAACTACGGCGACGTGGCCGACAacctcccgccgccgacggccaccGCGCGCCTCCTCCAGTCGACGACCATCAGCAAGGTGCGCCTCTACGGGACCGACCCCGCCATGATCTCCGCCTTCGCCGGCACGGgcatctccctcctcctcggcgccgccaaCGGCGACATCCCCAACCTCGCGTcctcgcccgccgcggcggccgcctggGTCGCCGCACACCTACCGtccacgtcgtcgccggcggttTCCGCCGTCTCCGTCGGCAATGAGGTCCTCTTCGCCGACACGTCCCTGGCATCGCAGCTCGTCCCGGCCCTGCAGAACATCtacgccgcgctgccgcccaACTCCAGCGTGAAGGTCTCCACCGTGAACGCCATGGACGTGCTCGCGAGCTCCGACCCGCCCTCCTCGGGGGTGTTCAAgccggagctcgccgccgcgctcgaccCGCTCCTGGCGTTCCTGAGCAAGACCGGCTCGCCGTTCCTCATCAACCCGTACCCCTACTTCGCGTACCAGAGCGACCCGCGGCCGGAGACGCTCGCCTTCTGCCTGTTCCAGCCCAACGCCGGGCGGCCGGACGCCGGCTCCGGGCTCACCTACACCAACATGTTCGACGCGCAGGTGGACGCCGTCCGCGCCGCGCTCGATGCCAAGGGGTACAAGGACGTGGAGATCGTCGTCGCGGAGACCGGGTGGCCGCACAGCGGCGGGACGGACGAGGCGGGCGCCACGGCGGAGAACGCCCGCGCGTTCGTCGCCGGCCTCGTGTCGCACCTCCGGTCGATGGCGGGCACGCCGCGCGTGCCGGGGGAGTCCGTGGACACGTACCTGTTCGCCATGTACGACGAGGACCTCAAGCCCGGCAAGCCGTCGGAGAAGTCGTTCGGGCTGTTCCAGACCACCACCCTCGCCGAGATGTACCCGACGGGGCTGATGAGGAACGGCACCGCCGGCATTGGACCGGCCATGGCGCCAGCGCCAGCTCCGACTCTCCCGGTCAGGCCTTCGCCTGCTCTAGCAAGccccccgccggcgacgatcccCGGGCAGCAGCCTCAG GTGACTCCAGTGCAGCcaggctcggcggcggcggggggcccTTCCGCCCTGTGCGCgccggggacggcgacgacgacgtcgagggGAGCAGCTGCTGGCTGCAGTAGTCATAGTGCAGCTGAATCGTCTAGGACAATTTCAGTGCTACACATCCTTGCATGCGTGTGGTTAATGTACTTGTTAATCTGA
- the LOC102719657 gene encoding glucan endo-1,3-beta-glucosidase 7-like isoform X1, whose protein sequence is MGNGEVEWSSMFWREKKNILLITHYGFIYAAPQSFIGINYGDVADNLPPPTATARLLQSTTISKVRLYGTDPAMISAFAGTGISLLLGAANGDIPNLASSPAAAAAWVAAHLPSTSSPAVSAVSVGNEVLFADTSLASQLVPALQNIYAALPPNSSVKVSTVNAMDVLASSDPPSSGVFKPELAAALDPLLAFLSKTGSPFLINPYPYFAYQSDPRPETLAFCLFQPNAGRPDAGSGLTYTNMFDAQVDAVRAALDAKGYKDVEIVVAETGWPHSGGTDEAGATAENARAFVAGLVSHLRSMAGTPRVPGESVDTYLFAMYDEDLKPGKPSEKSFGLFQTTTLAEMYPTGLMRNGTAGIGPAMAPAPAPTLPVRPSPALASPPPATIPGQQPQVTPVQPGSAAAGGPSALCAPGTATTTSRGAAAGCSSHSAAESSRTISVLHILACVWLMYLLI, encoded by the exons ATGGGAAATGGGGAAGTAGAATGGTCGTCCATGTTTTGgcgcgagaaaaaaaatattttactgatCACGCATTACGGATTCATATATGCAGCGCCGCAGTCCTTCATCGGCATCAACTACGGCGACGTGGCCGACAacctcccgccgccgacggccaccGCGCGCCTCCTCCAGTCGACGACCATCAGCAAGGTGCGCCTCTACGGGACCGACCCCGCCATGATCTCCGCCTTCGCCGGCACGGgcatctccctcctcctcggcgccgccaaCGGCGACATCCCCAACCTCGCGTcctcgcccgccgcggcggccgcctggGTCGCCGCACACCTACCGtccacgtcgtcgccggcggttTCCGCCGTCTCCGTCGGCAATGAGGTCCTCTTCGCCGACACGTCCCTGGCATCGCAGCTCGTCCCGGCCCTGCAGAACATCtacgccgcgctgccgcccaACTCCAGCGTGAAGGTCTCCACCGTGAACGCCATGGACGTGCTCGCGAGCTCCGACCCGCCCTCCTCGGGGGTGTTCAAgccggagctcgccgccgcgctcgaccCGCTCCTGGCGTTCCTGAGCAAGACCGGCTCGCCGTTCCTCATCAACCCGTACCCCTACTTCGCGTACCAGAGCGACCCGCGGCCGGAGACGCTCGCCTTCTGCCTGTTCCAGCCCAACGCCGGGCGGCCGGACGCCGGCTCCGGGCTCACCTACACCAACATGTTCGACGCGCAGGTGGACGCCGTCCGCGCCGCGCTCGATGCCAAGGGGTACAAGGACGTGGAGATCGTCGTCGCGGAGACCGGGTGGCCGCACAGCGGCGGGACGGACGAGGCGGGCGCCACGGCGGAGAACGCCCGCGCGTTCGTCGCCGGCCTCGTGTCGCACCTCCGGTCGATGGCGGGCACGCCGCGCGTGCCGGGGGAGTCCGTGGACACGTACCTGTTCGCCATGTACGACGAGGACCTCAAGCCCGGCAAGCCGTCGGAGAAGTCGTTCGGGCTGTTCCAGACCACCACCCTCGCCGAGATGTACCCGACGGGGCTGATGAGGAACGGCACCGCCGGCATTGGACCGGCCATGGCGCCAGCGCCAGCTCCGACTCTCCCGGTCAGGCCTTCGCCTGCTCTAGCAAGccccccgccggcgacgatcccCGGGCAGCAGCCTCAG GTGACTCCAGTGCAGCcaggctcggcggcggcggggggcccTTCCGCCCTGTGCGCgccggggacggcgacgacgacgtcgagggGAGCAGCTGCTGGCTGCAGTAGTCATAGTGCAGCTGAATCGTCTAGGACAATTTCAGTGCTACACATCCTTGCATGCGTGTGGTTAATGTACTTGTTAATCTGA
- the LOC102719367 gene encoding cyclase-associated protein 1, protein MEKALVERLEAAVARLEAAVASGASLSAAPRDLLGDGLEAAASDPAIVAYDEFVAGAVGRLTAAGEKIGGKVLDVTKVLAEAFDVAKDRLVQAKQLQKPASMADAQDFFKPLNDVIAKAIAMTEGRRPDYFNHIKSVADSLTALAWVGFLGKDCGMSFPTAHVEESWQMAEFYNNKVLVEYRNKDPDHVEWAKALKELYMPGLRDFVKKYYPLGPSWGPVGGAPVSQPKAAAPAPKAPGAKAPPPPALPSAPLFSTEKSPKSAQPKEGMSAVFQEISSGKAVTTGLRKVTDDMKTKNRSDRSGVVSSSTAAPAATPEKTPRAGSFSFKSGPPKLELQMGRKWVVENQVGKKNLAIDDCDARQSVYVYGCKDSVLQVNGKVNNITVDKCTKVGVVFKDVVAAFEVVNCNGVEVQCQGTAPTISIDNTSGCQLYLSKGSLGASITSAKSSEINVMVPSGTTDGDWVEHALPQQYIHSFKDGQFVTSPVSHSGA, encoded by the exons ATGGAGAAGGCTCTCGTGGAGCggctggaggcggcggtggcgcgcctCGAGGCCGCCGTTGCCTCCGGCGCGTCGCTGTCCGCTGCGCCGCGGGACCTCCTCGGGGACGGGCTTGAGGCGGCTGCGTCGGATCCGGCGATCGTGGCCTACGACGAGTTCGTCGCCGGGGCTGTCggtcgcctcaccgccgcggGCGAGAAGATTGGAGGGAAGGTGCTCGACGTCACTAAGGTCCTCGCCGAGGCCTTTGACGTCGCCAAGGACCGCCTCGTCCAGGCCAAGCAGCTCCAG AAACCGGCATCAATGGCTGATGCACAGGATTTCTTTAAGCCACTGAATGATGTTATTGCAAAAGCCATTGCGATGACTGAAGGAAGGAGGCCTGACTATTTCAACCATATTAAGAGTGTTGCCGACAGCCTCACTGCTTTGGCGTGGGTTGGCTTCTTAGGAAAGGATTGTG GCATGAGTTTCCCTACAGCACATGTTGAAGAAAGTTGGCAAATGGCTGAGTTCTATAATAACAAG GTTCTTGTGGAGTACAGGAACAAAGATCCTGACCATGTCGAGTGGGCTAAAGCTTTGAAGGAGCTATACATGCCTGGCTTACGGGATTTTGTTAAGAAATATTATCCACTTGGTCCTTCCTGGGGTCCGGTTGGAGGTGCACCTGTTTCCCAACCAAAGGCTGCTGCGCCAGCTCCTAAAGCACCAGGGGCTAAAGCTCCCCCTCCACCAGCTCTACCTTCAGCACCTCTTTTTAGCACAGAGAAATCTCCTAAATCTGCACAGCCTAAAGAAGGAATGTCAGCTGTCTTTCAGGAGATTAGTTCAGGCAAAGCTGTGACCACAG GGTTGCGAAAGGTTACTGATGACATGAAGACTAAAAACCGGTCTGATAGAAGTGGTGTTGTTAGCAGTAGCACCGCTGCTCCAGCTGCAACTCCTGAGAAGACTCCTCGTGCAGGGTCTTTCTCCTTCAAGTCTGGACCTCCAAAACTGGAGCTTCAAATGGGACGCAA ATGGGTGGTCGAAAATCAAGTTGGTAAGAAGAACCTTGCAATTGATGATTGTGATGCTAGACAATCAGTCTATGTGTATGGATGCAAGGACTCTGTTCTTCAAGTGAATG GTAAAGTGAACAATATCACTGTTGACAAATGCACCAAAGTTGGAGTTGTTTTCAAG GATGTTGTAGCAGCTTTTGAAGTGGTCAATTGCAATGGTGTTGAGGTGCAATGTCAG GGTACAGCACCAACAATTTCAATCGACAACACATCTGGATGTCAGTTGTACTTAAGCAAAGGTTCACTTGGAGCTTCCATCACTTCAGCTAAATCTAGTGAAATCAATGTGATGGTTCCAAGTGGTACCACTGACGGTGATTGG GTGGAACATGCTTTACCTCAACAGTACATCCATAGCTTCAAGGACGGGCAATTCGTCACTTCACCGGTTTCTCATTCTGGAGCATAG
- the LOC102719939 gene encoding SCARECROW-LIKE protein 7, giving the protein MAYMCADSGNLMAIAQQVIQQQQQQQQQQRHHHHLPPVPQQQHHHQQKHHQMPQAQAPSSHGQIPAALSYGGAAWPGGEHFFADAFGASAGDAVFSDLAAAADFDSDGWMESLIGDAPFQDSDLERLIFTTPPPPVPSPPPAHAAARPEPAPALLPLPTASTPVACSSPSSADASCSAPILQSLLSCSRAAATDPGLAAAELASVRAAATDAGDPSERLAFYFADALTRRLECGTGAPPSVAADARFASDELTLCYKTLNDACPYSKFAHLTANQAILEATGAATKIHIVDFGIVQGIQWAALLQALATRPEGKPTRIRITGIPSPFLGPQPAASLAATSTRLRDFAKLLGVDFEFVPLLQPVHELDQSDFLVEPDEAVAVNFMLQLYHLLGDSDELVRRVLRLAKSLSPAVVTLGEYEVSLNRAGFVDRFANALSYYRSLFESLDVAMTRDSPERVRVERWMFGERIQRAVGPEEGADRTERMAGSCEWQTLMEWSGFEPVRLSNYARSQADLLLWNYDSKYKYSLVELPPAFLSLAWEKRPLLTVSAWR; this is encoded by the coding sequence ATGGCGTACATGTGCGCGGACAGCGGCAACCTCATGGCCATCGCGCAGCAGGTgatccagcagcagcagcagcagcagcagcagcagaggcaccaccaccacctgccgccggtgccgcagcagcagcaccaccaccagcagaaGCACCACCAGATGCCGCAGGCGCAGGCGCCCTCGTCGCACGGCCAGATCCCGGCCGCGCTCTCGTacggtggcgcggcgtggcCCGGCGGGGAGCACTTCTTCGCGGACGCGTTCGGGGCGTCCGCGGGCGACGCGGTGTTCTCCGAcctcgcggcggccgcggacTTCGACTCGGACGGGTGGATGGAGAGCCTGATTGGAGACGCCCCCTTCCAGGACTCCGACCTGGAGCGGCTCATCTTcaccaccccgccgccgcctgtgcCTTCCCCACCCCCTGCGCatgccgccgctcggccggaGCCTGCCCCAGCGTTGCTCCCCCTGCCCACCGCTTCTACCCCGGTGGCGTGTTCATCTCCGAGCTCCGCGGACGCCTCCTGCTCCGCTCCTATCCTCCAATCTCTCCTCTCGtgctcccgcgccgcggcgaccgaccctggcctcgccgccgcggagctcGCCagcgtccgcgccgccgccactgatGCCGGGGACCCATCGGAGCGCTTGGCCTTCTACTTCGCTGACGCGCTCACCCGCCGCCTTGAGTGCGGCACGGGAGCTCCGCCCTCCGTGGCGGCAGACGCGCGGTTCGCCTCCGACGAGCTCACGCTCTGCTACAAAACGCTCAACGATGCCTGCCCCTACTCCAAGTTCGCGCACCTCACCGCCAACCAGGCCATCCTGGAGGCTACCGGCGCGGCGACCAAGATCCACATAGTTGACTTCGGGATCGTGCAGGGCATCCAGTGGGCAGCGCTGCTTCAGGCGCTCGCCACCCGGCCCGAGGGGAAGCCAACAAGGATACGGATCACCGGCATCCCCTCGCCGTTCCTGGGGCCACAGCCCGCGGCGTCCCTTGCCGCGACCAGCACCCGTCTCCGTGACTTCGCCAAGCTCCTCGGAGTGGACTTCGAGTTCGTTCCATTGCTTCAGCCCGTGCACGAGCTCGATCAGTCCGATTTCTTGGTTGAACCAGATGAGGCTGTGGCCGTCAATTTCATGCTCCAGCTGTACCACCTTCTTGGTGACTCCGACGAACTGGTAAGGCGAGTGCTTCGTCTTGCCAAATCGCTCAGTCCAGCAGTGGTTACCCTTGGAGAGTACGAGGTCAGCCTGAACCGAGCTGGATTCGTCGATCGGTTTGCCAATGCGTTAAGCTATTACCGGTCACTGTTCGAGTCGCTGGATGTGGCAATGACCAGAGACTCGCCGGAGAGGGTGAGGGTAGAGCGGTGGATGTTCGGGGAGCGAATTCAGAGGGCCGTCGGGCCGGAGGAGGGTGCAGACAGAACGGAGAGGATGGCCGGTAGCTGCGAGTGGCAGACTCTGATGGAGTGGAGCGGCTTCGAGCCTGTGAGGCTTAGCAACTACGCCAGAAGCCAGGCTGATCTTTTGCTTTGGAACTATGATTCCAAGTACAAATATTCACTTGTTGAACTGCCACCGGCGTTCTTGTCCCTGGCATGGGAGAAACGGCCATTGCTTACTGTGTCTGCTTGGAGGTGA